A single window of Streptomyces griseoviridis DNA harbors:
- a CDS encoding TIGR03089 family protein, which produces MNATDRTPADLLRSALAADPGRPLVTFYDDATGERVELSVATFANWVAKTANLLQGDLAAQPGDRVALLLPAHWQTAVWLLACASVGTVADVGGNPAAADVVVSGPDTLDAARACRGERIALALRPLGGRFPQRPEGFADYAVEVPGQGDRFAPFAPVDPEEPALIVAGREFSAAEVVERARAETTEAGTRVLSGLPYDTWDGLVAGLFGPLATGGSVILCRNLAELDEDALARRVESEKATALRR; this is translated from the coding sequence GTGAACGCCACTGATCGCACCCCTGCCGACCTGCTGCGTTCCGCGCTCGCCGCGGACCCGGGACGCCCCCTGGTGACCTTCTACGACGACGCCACGGGCGAGCGCGTGGAATTGTCCGTGGCCACCTTCGCCAATTGGGTGGCCAAGACAGCCAACCTCCTCCAGGGCGACCTGGCCGCCCAGCCGGGCGACCGGGTCGCGCTGCTGCTGCCCGCGCACTGGCAGACGGCGGTCTGGCTGCTGGCGTGCGCGTCGGTGGGCACGGTCGCGGACGTGGGCGGCAACCCCGCGGCGGCCGACGTGGTGGTGAGCGGCCCCGACACGCTGGACGCGGCGCGGGCCTGCCGGGGCGAGCGGATCGCGCTCGCGCTGCGGCCGCTGGGCGGCCGGTTCCCGCAGCGGCCGGAGGGGTTCGCCGACTACGCCGTCGAGGTGCCGGGGCAGGGCGACCGGTTCGCGCCGTTCGCGCCCGTCGACCCGGAGGAGCCCGCGCTGATCGTGGCCGGACGGGAGTTCTCGGCGGCCGAGGTCGTGGAACGGGCCCGCGCCGAGACCACGGAGGCCGGGACCCGGGTCCTGTCCGGGCTGCCGTACGACACCTGGGACGGCCTGGTGGCGGGCCTGTTCGGTCCGCTCGCCACGGGCGGTTCGGTGATCCTGTGCCGGAACCTGGCCGAGCTGGACGAGGACGCGCTGGCCCGCCGCGTGGAGTCCGAGAAGGCGACGGCCCTGCGGCGCTGA
- a CDS encoding LCP family protein, which yields MTDSAGSRRTGAVASGWGAGRRRRRRWIWAGAVAAAVAAIGAGGAGWAAYVTLSGNITPDEAAAAELARYAGERPPSLVKGARNVLLIGSDSRAGRGNARYGRDSGTERSDTTILLHLAAGRRSATAVSLPRDLMVDVPACRRRDGSRSEPEFTMFNSAFATGGSACTIRTVERLTDIRVDHHVVIDFQGFQKMVDAVDGVRLCLPEPIHDSAAGLRLPAGKVTLDGARALGYVRARKSLGDGSDTERMDRQQRFLGALVNKVQSNGVLLNPAKLYPVLDAATSSLTTDPGLASLRGLYDLVRDLHDIPTEQVRFLTVPREAYVDDDNRDQLVESEARKLFERLRRDAPVTVVRKAPQSASDSHEKSGQDSYTQSDDYDEYRGDDGKPRGKGPGAASDPVSPAPTFRGNTAAEDVCG from the coding sequence GTGACCGACAGCGCGGGGTCCCGGCGGACGGGGGCGGTCGCGAGCGGCTGGGGAGCGGGACGGCGGCGGCGACGGCGGTGGATCTGGGCCGGCGCGGTCGCGGCGGCCGTCGCCGCGATCGGCGCGGGCGGCGCCGGGTGGGCCGCGTACGTGACGTTGAGCGGGAACATCACGCCGGACGAGGCAGCCGCCGCCGAACTCGCGCGGTACGCCGGGGAGCGGCCCCCCTCACTCGTCAAGGGCGCGCGCAACGTCCTGCTCATCGGGTCCGACTCGCGCGCGGGGCGCGGCAACGCGCGCTACGGGCGCGACTCGGGCACCGAGCGCTCCGACACCACGATCCTGCTCCACCTGGCGGCCGGGCGGCGCAGCGCCACCGCCGTCTCGCTGCCCCGCGACCTGATGGTGGACGTGCCCGCGTGCAGGCGCCGGGACGGCAGCAGGTCGGAGCCGGAGTTCACGATGTTCAACTCGGCGTTCGCGACGGGCGGTTCGGCCTGCACCATCCGGACCGTCGAGAGACTGACGGACATCAGGGTCGACCATCACGTGGTCATCGACTTCCAGGGTTTCCAGAAGATGGTGGACGCGGTCGACGGCGTCCGGCTCTGCCTGCCCGAGCCGATCCACGACAGCGCGGCCGGACTGCGGCTGCCCGCGGGGAAGGTGACGCTCGACGGTGCGCGGGCGCTGGGCTATGTGCGGGCCCGCAAGTCCCTGGGCGACGGCAGCGACACCGAGCGCATGGACCGCCAACAGCGGTTCCTGGGCGCGCTGGTGAACAAGGTGCAGAGCAACGGCGTCCTCCTCAACCCGGCGAAGCTGTATCCGGTGCTGGACGCGGCCACCTCGTCGCTCACCACCGACCCGGGGCTCGCGAGCCTGCGCGGGCTGTACGACCTCGTCCGCGATCTGCATGACATCCCCACCGAACAGGTACGCTTTCTGACGGTCCCGAGGGAGGCGTACGTGGACGACGACAACCGCGACCAACTCGTGGAGTCCGAGGCGCGGAAACTCTTCGAACGGCTGCGCAGGGACGCCCCGGTGACCGTCGTGAGGAAAGCGCCACAATCGGCTTCGGATTCGCACGAGAAGTCCGGTCAGGATTCGTATACGCAATCGGACGACTACGATGAGTACCGGGGAGATGACGGGAAGCCCCGCGGAAAAGGGCCCGGTGCGGCCTCGGATCCCGTTTCTCCGGCGCCGACGTTCCGTGGAAACACGGCCGCGGAAGACGTCTGCGGGTAA